The following coding sequences lie in one Saccharopolyspora hordei genomic window:
- a CDS encoding ABC transporter permease, producing the protein MIRYIAARLGQSALVVLLTVSTVFVLIRMAPGDPATAFAAPNATAEDLAEIRTQLGLDGSIPAQYLTFLGQLFTGDLGTSYSFRAPALDVVLDRVPYTITLALAAIALTALVALPLGIWMARRADSARETGANIAVVAAQSMPEFWSGIMLLTAFSVLLPVLPASGFTTWSGLVLPAVTVALLQVALISRLVRREMVGNLTSPYVTVARAHGIPERRILWGYALGNSAIPVLTALGTRFAAMLNGVVVVEVVFNWPGVGSLVVRALETRDYPLIQATVLVTAALAILAQLLVDLLYPLLDPRVRLGRATAR; encoded by the coding sequence GTGATCCGCTACATCGCCGCCCGGCTCGGCCAGAGCGCGCTGGTCGTGCTGCTCACCGTCTCCACCGTGTTCGTGCTCATCCGCATGGCGCCGGGCGATCCGGCCACCGCCTTCGCCGCGCCCAACGCCACCGCCGAGGACCTGGCGGAGATCCGCACCCAGCTCGGGCTGGACGGCTCGATCCCCGCGCAGTACCTGACGTTCCTCGGGCAGCTGTTCACCGGTGACCTCGGCACGTCCTACTCGTTCCGGGCCCCCGCGCTCGACGTGGTGCTCGACCGGGTCCCGTACACGATCACGCTGGCGCTGGCCGCGATCGCGCTCACCGCGCTGGTCGCGCTGCCGCTGGGGATCTGGATGGCCCGCCGCGCCGACTCCGCGCGCGAGACCGGCGCGAACATCGCGGTGGTCGCCGCCCAGTCGATGCCCGAGTTCTGGAGCGGCATCATGCTGCTCACCGCCTTCTCCGTGCTGCTGCCGGTGCTCCCCGCCTCCGGCTTCACCACCTGGTCGGGCCTGGTGCTGCCCGCGGTCACCGTCGCGCTGCTGCAGGTCGCGCTCATCTCCCGGCTGGTGCGCCGCGAGATGGTCGGCAACCTGACCTCGCCGTACGTCACCGTGGCGCGCGCGCACGGCATCCCGGAGCGCCGCATCCTGTGGGGCTACGCGCTGGGCAACTCGGCCATTCCCGTGCTCACCGCGCTGGGCACCCGGTTCGCCGCGATGCTCAACGGCGTCGTCGTGGTCGAGGTCGTGTTCAACTGGCCCGGCGTCGGCTCGCTGGTGGTGCGCGCGCTGGAGACCCGCGACTACCCGCTGATCCAGGCGACGGTGCTGGTCACCGCCGCGCTGGCGATCCTCGCTCAACTCCTCGTCGACCTGCTGTACCCGCTGCTGGACCCGCGGGTGCGCCTCGGAAGGGCCACGGCGCGATGA